In one window of Onychomys torridus chromosome 7, mOncTor1.1, whole genome shotgun sequence DNA:
- the LOC118587500 gene encoding olfactory receptor 150-like, whose amino-acid sequence MEERNISMVTEFILSGLTDQSELQLPLFLLFLGIYLFTVLGNLGMIILILLSSHLHTPMYFFLSSLSFIDLCYSTVITPKMLVSLVGKKNVISYEECMTQLYFFLAFVISECHMLAAMAYDRYVAICNPLLYNVTMSYQVCSWMVGGVYGMGIIGAAVHTFCMLRVVFCKANIINQYFCDLFPLMEIACSSTFVNEVVLLCLSAFNIFIPTLIILGSYIFIIVSILHIKSTEGRFKAFSTCSSHFSAVAVFFGSLAFVYLQPLSVSSKDKGKVSSVFYTTVVPMLNPMIYSLRNKDVKLALSKLFQKKKFHM is encoded by the coding sequence atggaagaaagaaatatctCCATGGTGACTGAGTTCATCCTCTCTGGGTTAACAGACCAATCAGAGCTACAGCTGCCActgtttctcctcttccttggaaTCTACCTGTTTACAGTGCTGGGGAACCTGGGAATGATCATCCTGATCCTGCTCAGCTCCCACCTGCacacccccatgtacttcttcctcagcagTCTTTCCTTCATTGACCTCTGTTACTCCACTGTTATCACCCCCAAAATGCTGGTAAGTCTTGTGGGAAAGAAGAATGTCATCTCCTATGAGGAATGTATGACTCAGCTCTATTTCTTCCTTGCTTTTGTTATATCCGAGTGTCACATGTTGGCTGCCATGGCATATGACCGCTATGTTGCTATTTGTAATCCCTTGCTCTACAATGTCACTATGTCTTACCAAGTCTGTTCCTGGATGGTAGGTGGGGTGTACGGCATGGGCATCATTGGTGCAGCAGTTCATACTTTCTGCATGCTAAGAGTGGTTTTCTGTAAGGCTAATATAATAAACCAGTACTTCTGTGATCTTTTCCCATTGATGGAGATTGCTTGCTCCAGCACCTTTGTCAATGAGGTAGTACTCCTGTGCCTCAGTGCTTTCAACATCTTTATTCCAACCCTGATCATCTTGGGTTCTTACATCTTCATCATTGTTAGCATCCTCCATATCAAATCCACTGAGGGCAGATTCAAAGCTTTCAGCACCTGCAGCTCTCACTTCTCTGCCGTTGCTGTCTTCTTTGGTTCTTTGGCATTCGTGTACCTACAACCTTTGTCAGTCAGCTCCAAAGACAAAGGGAAAGTGTCCTCTGTGTTTTATACTACTGTTGTGCCCATGCTGAATCCCATgatctacagcctgaggaacaagGATGTAAAACTTGCTCTAAGTAAGTTATTTCAAAAGAAGAAGTTCCATATGTAA